The genomic window AACTATAAAATGTTCAGTGGGAGTGTTTGGCTTGTTAGTTCACAttctattatttgaattttattacaaaacaatgGATTCAACAttgcttttttaaattcattgtttaatttaattgttttagaaTAATTTGTCTGGGGGAATAATAAATTTCTCATAAGAGGACAAATCAACGGAATATAttgttaatattgttatttatatgacaaaatttacagaaaatttattcttttcaattataGTCGAGAAATTTCAACGTTTTTACGTTTAccgtataataaaaaactttaattaattgtaaaatgattaatggaaattttcaattttaatttatatggaGGAAGTACAATCATCTAACTTGCATGTATTGAAATTTGACCGGCATTTTAGACTGTGCGTAGACATCTGTTATCAGTATAATAAAGCTATAAATATTCTTTGCGTATACTTTTGATAACCACGTGTCAAACCAAAACATTGTTGTTTGGGTAGTAGTTACTTGTTTTAGGCATAGATGGTCATTTTGaagaatatatttgttttttttataccatgtatatatgaaatatatcaaggtatactaatttagttccaagtttgtaaccccaaaaatccccttatacgtcattaaaagtctgaatttgcaaaaaaaatggtCTTTTTCAGAAACTTTCAGAAAAGtgccatttttgacgccattttgttggttaaaGTTTCGCTACCCGAACTTTTTATCCATATAACaacctttttttcttaattttatccCACTAGAAGGAACCTGATATTAATTTCATaactcaattttgtttttgatatttaaactaataattaacGCATTTAagacaattaatataaataaaatttttgaaagggccaaaattaatataaatattagttgtataaaaatattggccCATGGGAGGATCGAACTCACGACCTTCGCGTTATTAGCACGACGctctaaccaactgagctaatgggCCACTGAAATTTGACCACCAATTTatgcataataaaattaattactcgTATTGCAATATTATATGCCACCTAATGATCGTCTTTTGTTTGATGAGCACGTAAAATCCTAATATATCACTTTTAAAAGCAAATCCGACAACGATATCGATATAAAAATAACGAAACGATAAAGATATCGGTATCAATTCTATCAGAATCAAACAAATGAACCATTTATTTAACGCCCATAATACTTATTCCTTATTTGAACGCCCTGAATTTTCCTCCGAAAAGGTTGAATCTATCAGAATTTATCCGTAACTTATATGCGTGTATTATGTGCTTACGATTTTTAGAATCTACAGGATATAccatttgaatatattatggctaatagctcgtttcgtagttaaccaatcaaaaaataactttaaaaaaagttgatgtagaacatcatgttctgacatcagattggtcCTAGTTCTCTGGGATGTTTTAATAGTCAAATTAGAtcttaaaaggtaagagatagaaaaaacactttaaaaatcgttttttttcaaGCACTTTTATAAGTACCAAAAAACATCTAGAACTaagtaccaattttttttaaaccattcgATAGCAATATTGACAAGGAATACAaagtttgtaattatttttagtagttTGCCAATTACTCATCCAAAAATACTAGTTTCGGTAGGCTCTATCaaactttactttttaaaatagctAGAATGATCGGGAGAACAAGCCCTACGAACTTtggatttttatgaataaacattgtatttataatgtaattaaatatttatacacgattttatggttgaaattaATGGTGATTCACACATACGgataaatatatcatcaaaatttcgaaactaatttcttaaaactatgacgcaaaaaaacttttagaaattgATTTGTGTGATTATTTACCCTAATCTTTCCAGAGTCGTAGAATCGTTTTCCACGATTTTTCAGATTGCTGCCAACTCTGGGTGAATAAGCAATATTGTAAAACTTGCATATCTCTATGAATATTCCCTGTAAGTATCAAGTAGGAGTCTCAGTAGTTTGGGTACCATaaataaacacttaaaaaattaaaaaaaaaaaaaaaaaaacataacgttataaaaaaaatttatttttgtacataaaaagaaacaatacaaaaatatacacaaaacaaaacaaatttaatttccttttttgtaaatttcatatcTTCATCGATCACAGTTAGAAATCTAACTTCGATTGTTTTGAGAAACTTCCACAACCAAAACTTGGTGTGCTGTCATCTTGTTCACGCTGTCTTGATTCTGCTAATTCTATAATtgttaatattgataaaaaccaaattattaaatcgaaataagtaaaactttttaaggtTGTACGAGCATTACCatcacatttatttaaaatgtacaaactAAAATACTGATGTTGATTATTGCTAGCAAGTgctaaaatgtcaattttttgataaaccaaatattaaaatatgtttttgctGCATTTTGAccacaatgtttttaatttaaaatagtttctaaaacctctgaaaaataatttttttgcccTGAAGTACTGAAGTAGTTACAATTACTCCTTTTAACAAGGTGCAAATATTTGAgcatattctattaaaaatgaaatcaaaatagcATATTAAAATAGTCAGCATATTTTAATATGCtgactttataaaaatttaaaaacgcaATATTATGTCGGCCTAGCGAAGCTTTTTTATCGAAAAGccccattattttaaaaatgttaacgtCTAAAATCCTAGCATAGTCTATGTCGACAGCCTGGTccaatgaatttactaaaatattacgtaattttttaaatattacgtaAAAGAACGAGCTAAATTAAGAGATGAAACGTACCTTTAATCTAACTTTCTATCTAACAATTATAAAGCAGAGacataacaaaatttcttttaatttagataatatagaatttcgaaaaaagtcggacatatttttacaatatatgtagattccaaaaaactataataagaATACTAGCGTTTAGGATTCCacttttttgtacttttgaatGAGTAACTCTTACTTTCCGTaggaaataaagtttttaaaatagtgtTAAGAACTTTTAGAAGACATTGGAAAAGAATATAAATCTAAAACGGTGCAGCCAAAATGTGAGCAAACATTTCTTATGCTATAtttgatttatgaaaaatgatattttgttgTGTCAAAATGATGTTTTGACACTTACAGATAATAATTACTACAGTACAACCACGTAACTTCTTCAACTTACGGGAACACATATCGAACCCGTAGGTGCTATCAAATTGTTGTCTTTTTACTTGGCCCCCTTTTAATATGATTACTGATAATAATGAAGTGTGTACATTTGTTATGCCTTGATAAGAAGTAATGATAAATGCACATTGCACACGATTAGCGACGAGCGAATATTGAAAGATTATCTATTGAACTCTATGAAATTATGATTGAGCTATAGATTTGCTCaatcattaatcataattttagcGAGTTTAGTGGACAATCTGTCAATATTCGCTTATCGCCCGTCTTCCATCGTGATCAGTGTGAATTCACCATAAGAACAAGTCTGAATATTTCCTTTATAGGAAAGTAAGTTATGCGGACGGACAGTTCTTTGTATATCGAAATAAGGTATAGtttctttttctaaaaaaggaatttgaattacaaattttttaatattgaaataaggtatattttttcctagaaaaagaatttagaaatatattttcagaatatttttaaaagtttacctttgaaaatattttgtttataattgttCAATAATCTACGACGGCAATGCCTCTATAAccttaagtattaaaaaatttatttacctgGAGGTAAATGTAACTTTTCAATTACAAACTTTTTTCTACGTAACTTAAATGCCAAATCCAAACTAGCTGGCTGTATTTGTTCAACAGTATTAATTGAgggtaattttgttaaatttaaaaagccatTGTAATCCGATAGTGCTGGGTTTTTTTCATTTGGCGTTCCCATAAATGTTTCTAATCGAATAGCTGTGTCAACATTATGAACGCATCGTGCCATACAatcctaaaaaatataatgcaagttcaaatatattcaatattaaagtCTATCTATATTGTTCATTAGAAAAGCGCTAGTGGTACAGATAGATGCAACCAGCATTTAATGcccaaaacaacaaaatatttaagcTGGAATttcatcaacattgtctatacatataacatggtatttcaacagttaactcagtcaattgtttgatttcactgttttttcaatagtttgtgttaaaaattaaattacactcATACATTTATTCAAAGGAATAACACCTAGTTAAGACACAGTAAGTAATCACTTGAAGTTGAGTAATGAATGTACATGGATTCTACTTGAACTCCAGCGAAGATGGTGTCATCTAGTTCTTAATTATCCGAGCGAAAAAGATCCATTATTaaggaaaaattacaaattcttTAACGTAGACAGGATTTAATTccactattttaataaaataaccgACAGACGCgctattattttttcaaaaattttttgattaattttcatttcaaaacgcaacaaaatatataatcagcatacattttttgtacagttaaattttgttaattgaacgttgaaattattaaataataaatttttaacacaacCCTTGACTCTCTGCTAACTATTTTATTTCTACTTACTTCTGTTATCATACCCGTGGGTACAGTAATAACAGCAACAGCATAAGCGGATCTCATTAaagctttcaaacaaaacataaacatatCCAAATCACGATTGCGACTTATTGGTCGTATAGTTTCATTAGGCGGTGGAATTGGAATCCAAAACGGTGAACCCAAACTATGTAAAGCAACACGTAAAATTGTACGTTTTTCAGGTTTTgcatttgtttcaaattcaaattttttcagcacattttttatatcttgCAATAGTTCGTGGTAAATAGGATTTGAAAACGTATTTGGAGctgaaaaatacaatataaattaagaaaatattagaagcaaaatagtgtttttgaaaaaattgagacagaaaagttttttgtaaacTGAAATAGAAATATGGGTcgattataaaagtaaaaagttgGATGTGTACCTGCCTGCTGACTATCTACGAAAATTTAAATGGCGTTATATTACCATCCtggacctctttttaaaataattttatagaataaaagttgtagaaataTTATGCatgagttttttatttcaatacatagtataaaacaaagtcgctttctctgcccctatgtccctatgtttctttgtatgcttaaatctttgaaactacgcaacggattttgatgcggttttttttaatagatagagtgattcaagaggaaggttttatgtataatacatccatattatagtagagtaaggggttgaaataggggttgaaagggatatgcttcaaaaactaaaaaagttgtgcatcgattaagctgaaatattgacacgatatacaaccagcttcaaagatctattgtttttatctacttttaaccttcggagggtagaaaggtgtagcgagaaagtgggaaggaattatcgaatatttacaaatatacctaagtggggtatcaaataaaagagcatgacgtgtacattacaaaactgttatcccacgcaaggaaatgtggagggaggggtgcaagtggggatgttgcccagcaaagcgggtagttcacagctagtattttatatttagcaTTGTATTTAACATTGTAAaagattatgttttaaatctatattaataaaagagcGCAAGAGCTACATCATTCATATGTAAAATGATGACATATCATGATAATCAGTTTTCTCGCCGATAATTTATCACTTTTAATTAGATAAAcgagaaaattttcttgatttccACGTgctaaaatattgataaatacatctttaatttttcgaaaccgCTACAATAGTCAGACCTGCCTTGTTTTACTGATTGAATTAATTCTATGATTAAACCTAGAATCGGAAAatgattgacaaaaataattgaaatagagATCGGAGAAAATAGAAGTTTCTGTCaatgaaaagaattttttgccAACTTCTTTACTTCTTGCTTAGTATATACTGTGAGGCACACAAAATTTGGGATAGTCAGCGAATGATCCAGTAATATTAtgaactcgaaaaataaaatacgaatttcTCGACATGATAATCGGTGGTTCACTGCCGACGAAAATTCTCCATCATTTTTGTCGGCTTacggtcaatttttattttaaaatttttttctataaaactaaggctatgtaacaaaatattgaacattttgaaaataagcttTTGCCTTTTTTCGTCTACTAAAgactaaaaatgaataattcaaaGATGTTCTGCAAATTTTTGAACCTGAAGTTTTTCGAAAACGAATAGGAATGGTAATATATcgccatttatttttttctaaatggataataaattcaaatttgattttttttattttacccttAAAAATGGCCTTTTttcaatatagaaaaatatctcCTGTCTTTATAACTTTTTCTTAATCAAAACattacactaaaaaaaattgtaaaaattgaatagaAGGCAAAAGAACAACGGAAAGTTCATTTtaaacctttatttattttaatccacTAAAAATACGTGCAAATAGTGAGTAACGCAACGCAAAGAACCTTCTCACAAATTATAACTTTCCGATAAAAGTATTCCTAACAATTGATTACAAACACCATTTTCAAGATACTTCAGAAAAATCGAATTTCATTTGCTTTACAATTAATCTCGCGCCACTTGGATTTGGATGGATGTAGACACAgattacagttttaaatttaaaacagatctgcaactcCCTGTAAAATGTTTAGTATTTTCGTTCTCTGAAGGTTCCTTTCTCTAGGTGGCTGTACACGTTATATTCGTATAGGGGCATCTAttagttttgtttataatttatccaATTCAATAGTTGttggggaaacaatattttatatatttttaaataaacaatacgtctttcaaaatttgtttgcttGTCATTgaaattcgttaaatttctttgtgtgtattctcaattgattgtctttattaacattttgtggatttattaacattttgtggATTATTTGAATAGTgacattatttaagtattttggcCGTTTTCATTATGCCCCTGTTCAtcacagcccacagaaatgctcatcttaatttgaatagtgTAATTTAGTCGTTTTAggtgtgtttattttatttttcgatttttttatggtatctACTGAGTTTATTTTAGCGCTTAAGTCTTGTTAATCGTGTTGATTACATTTAGGTAGTGTTTAATTGTGattataattaactattaacgaAATATAGTGGTTTTA from Chrysoperla carnea chromosome 2, inChrCarn1.1, whole genome shotgun sequence includes these protein-coding regions:
- the LOC123293234 gene encoding putative elongator complex protein 4, producing MDSTKNESNTEKVVKSRVLSIPGTKPNVQNAQLLISTGIPSLDLLIGGGLAVGTVMLIEDDAYGCYGDVFLKYFLAEGVASKQTLYVASKDIRTTKLVSELPALINDEDIENETKDKNKDIKMSIAWRYQHLSTTEQKKLTFSHYYDLSKTMDQSFLKDTVIHHWDNEKLINNTPPNTFSNPIYHELLQDIKNVLKKFEFETNAKPEKRTILRVALHSLGSPFWIPIPPPNETIRPISRNRDLDMFMFCLKALMRSAYAVAVITVPTGMITEDCMARCVHNVDTAIRLETFMGTPNEKNPALSDYNGFLNLTKLPSINTVEQIQPASLDLAFKLRRKKFVIEKLHLPPELAESRQREQDDSTPSFGCGSFSKQSKLDF